Proteins encoded in a region of the Paenibacillus sp. W2I17 genome:
- a CDS encoding collagen-like repeat preface domain-containing protein has protein sequence MSDDRKRVNIKAFLDGRSFRAGSPFIPITTRELEEFESILRSLAVAIPAAISQPTSASILSLQNALRQLLTFVNQSGFRAGVKAELQAVLELTIAGSEVVPVPLINLAGNLQNLLDDLLSVTLLLEVPPAEKDKLVGLIRSISISLSRATTTLGTGGITGPAGPQGVPGVPGVPGVPGVPGVKGATGTPGGIGPVGPVGPVGPQGPAGAPGVGLNNITAYDPALGPTYAQGQVVSYDGSLYVANVNGPLGTPGSSPDYTLLLSGGTTGVTGATGAGLTGAVAFNPALAPSYPAGQVITYNGSTYITSVAGPLGTPGSSSDYTLIAAAGATGVTGATGAGLSGIVPFDPALAPTYPAGQIVTFGGSTYITNVASPTGTPGSSQDYTLLAGSGVTGATGATGIGLNGVVPFDPAVAPTYPAGQVVTFNGSTYITTVASPTGTPGTSPDYTLLAGAGPTGATGASGVTGATGVGLSGIVPFDPAVAPTYPSGQVVTFNGSTYITNVASPTGTPGTSPDYTLLAGAGATGVTGATGIGVTGSTGVTGATGLTGLTGATGITGSTGLSVTGSTGVTGGTGGTGATGETGATGVGLSGIVPFDPAIAPTYPAGQVVTFNGSTYIANVASPTGTPETSPDYTLLAGAGATGVTGATGIGVTGSTGATGVSGVTGATGVGLSGIVPFDPAVAPTYPAGQVVTFNGSTYIANVASPTGTPGTSPDYTLLAGAGATGVTGATGVGVTGSTGETGASGVTGATGVGLSGIVPFDPAVAPTYPAGQVVTFNGSTYIANVASPTGTPGASPDYTLLAGAGATGVTGATGVGVTGATGASGVTGATGVGLSGIVPFDPAVAPTYPAGQVVTFNGSTYIANVASPTGTPGTSPDYTLLAGAGATGVTGATGVGVTGASGVTGATGVGLSGIVPFDPAVAPTYPAGQVVTFNGSTYIANVASPTGTPGTSPDYTLIAGAGATGVTGATGVGVTGSTGATGVSGVTGATGLTGLTGATGITGATGLSVTGSTGATGGTGATGETGATGLAGLTGATGITGATGLSVTGSTGVTGGTGATGETGATGLVGLTGATGITGATGVSVTGSTGATGETGATGVTGLTGATGVGLTGSTGATGVTGETGATGITGATGVGLTGSTGVTGATGETGATGVTGAIGVGVTGSTGATGITGETGATGITGATGVGVTGSTGVTGVTGETGATGITGATGVGVTGSTGVTGATGETGATGITGATGVGVTGSTGATGATGETGTTGITGATGVGVTGSTGATGATGETGATGTTGATGSTGETGVTGETGATGITGATGVGITGSTGATGVTGETGATGITGATGFGITGSTGATGATGETGATGITGATGSTGATGVTGETGVTGITGATGVGVTGSTGSTGVTGATGTSVTSNSAFAENTNGTIVVILGGTLVPLPNNQNIGTGITVNGTNDTFTLTNAGRYYISYKINLTAALAIQSRVLLNGAVIPASVVSPVLSLSQLQSDFMVTVTAGSTIQLQLFGLVGAAVLSPPGATLNIIQLS, from the coding sequence ATGTCCGATGATCGAAAAAGGGTCAATATTAAAGCTTTTCTGGACGGCAGATCTTTTAGAGCGGGCTCTCCGTTTATTCCAATAACTACAAGAGAACTGGAGGAGTTTGAATCCATACTGCGTTCTTTGGCTGTGGCTATTCCTGCTGCAATCAGTCAGCCGACTTCAGCCAGTATACTGTCTTTGCAGAACGCATTACGCCAGTTACTTACTTTTGTGAATCAATCCGGATTTCGTGCCGGGGTAAAGGCAGAATTACAAGCCGTATTGGAATTAACGATTGCAGGGTCAGAGGTTGTCCCTGTTCCTCTTATTAATCTCGCAGGTAACTTGCAGAACTTACTGGATGACTTGTTAAGTGTGACGCTGCTTCTGGAAGTACCACCTGCAGAAAAAGATAAACTTGTGGGATTAATTCGATCGATCTCCATATCGCTAAGCCGGGCGACGACTACTCTTGGAACTGGAGGGATTACCGGACCAGCTGGTCCACAAGGAGTGCCAGGAGTTCCGGGGGTGCCCGGTGTCCCGGGAGTCCCTGGGGTGAAAGGGGCTACTGGAACACCTGGAGGAATTGGACCAGTAGGACCGGTTGGCCCAGTTGGTCCACAGGGTCCGGCAGGAGCACCTGGTGTTGGCTTGAACAATATTACTGCATATGATCCTGCACTGGGACCAACTTATGCTCAGGGTCAAGTAGTAAGCTACGATGGTAGTCTTTATGTTGCCAATGTAAACGGTCCCTTGGGTACACCCGGAAGTTCTCCAGACTACACTCTTTTGCTGTCGGGTGGAACGACTGGAGTAACGGGAGCAACCGGAGCTGGTTTGACAGGAGCTGTGGCATTTAATCCAGCGCTCGCCCCGAGTTATCCAGCAGGTCAAGTAATTACGTATAACGGTAGTACTTACATTACGAGTGTAGCTGGTCCTCTAGGAACACCAGGATCTTCATCGGATTACACATTAATCGCTGCTGCGGGGGCGACTGGTGTAACTGGAGCCACAGGTGCAGGATTAAGTGGCATCGTGCCATTCGATCCCGCATTAGCACCAACATATCCAGCTGGACAGATCGTCACGTTTGGTGGCAGTACTTACATTACAAATGTCGCTTCGCCAACGGGTACACCAGGAAGTTCTCAAGATTATACGTTGTTAGCAGGATCGGGAGTTACAGGTGCGACCGGAGCTACGGGCATCGGTCTCAATGGTGTAGTTCCGTTTGACCCTGCAGTAGCTCCAACGTACCCAGCCGGTCAGGTCGTTACCTTTAATGGCAGTACGTATATAACGACTGTGGCTTCTCCTACGGGTACGCCAGGTACTTCGCCAGACTATACATTGCTTGCAGGTGCAGGACCTACAGGAGCCACAGGTGCATCAGGAGTAACGGGAGCGACAGGGGTAGGTTTAAGTGGTATCGTGCCATTCGATCCAGCTGTAGCCCCAACGTATCCATCGGGTCAGGTCGTAACGTTTAACGGCAGTACGTATATAACTAATGTGGCATCACCAACGGGAACGCCGGGCACCTCACCAGATTACACGTTGCTTGCGGGCGCAGGGGCAACGGGAGTTACAGGAGCAACCGGCATTGGAGTAACGGGAAGTACCGGAGTGACAGGAGCGACTGGTCTTACAGGGTTGACTGGGGCGACGGGAATTACAGGATCCACGGGATTAAGCGTAACGGGATCAACAGGAGTAACTGGAGGAACTGGAGGAACTGGGGCAACTGGTGAAACAGGAGCGACAGGCGTAGGTTTAAGTGGCATTGTACCTTTCGATCCAGCCATAGCCCCAACGTATCCAGCAGGGCAGGTAGTAACGTTCAACGGCAGTACGTATATTGCGAATGTAGCATCGCCAACGGGAACGCCGGAGACTTCACCGGATTACACATTGCTTGCGGGCGCAGGAGCAACGGGAGTTACAGGAGCAACCGGCATTGGAGTAACGGGAAGTACCGGAGCTACAGGAGTATCCGGCGTAACAGGAGCGACAGGTGTAGGTTTAAGTGGTATCGTACCATTTGATCCAGCCGTAGCCCCAACGTATCCAGCAGGTCAAGTCGTAACGTTTAACGGTAGTACGTATATTGCAAATGTGGCATCTCCAACTGGAACGCCGGGCACATCGCCGGATTACACGTTGCTTGCTGGTGCGGGAGCAACGGGTGTGACGGGGGCAACTGGAGTTGGAGTGACAGGAAGTACTGGTGAAACAGGAGCATCGGGCGTAACAGGAGCGACAGGTGTAGGTTTAAGTGGCATTGTACCATTCGATCCAGCCGTAGCCCCGACATATCCAGCGGGTCAAGTTGTAACGTTCAACGGCAGTACGTATATTGCGAATGTGGCATCACCAACCGGAACGCCGGGCGCATCCCCGGATTACACGTTGCTTGCTGGCGCGGGAGCAACGGGTGTTACAGGAGCAACCGGCGTTGGAGTTACAGGAGCTACAGGAGCATCAGGGGTAACGGGAGCGACAGGTGTAGGTTTGAGTGGTATCGTGCCATTCGATCCAGCTGTAGCCCCGACGTATCCAGCGGGTCAAGTTGTAACGTTCAACGGCAGTACGTATATTGCGAATGTCGCATCACCAACGGGAACGCCGGGCACATCCCCGGATTACACGTTGCTTGCTGGCGCGGGAGCAACGGGTGTTACAGGAGCAACCGGCGTTGGAGTTACAGGAGCATCAGGGGTAACGGGAGCGACAGGTGTAGGTTTGAGTGGTATCGTGCCATTTGATCCAGCCGTAGCCCCGACGTATCCAGCGGGTCAAGTTGTAACGTTCAACGGCAGTACGTATATTGCAAATGTGGCATCGCCAACCGGAACGCCGGGGACTTCACCAGATTACACGTTGATCGCTGGAGCAGGAGCGACAGGTGTGACCGGTGCAACTGGAGTTGGAGTAACAGGAAGTACCGGAGCTACAGGAGTATCCGGCGTAACAGGAGCGACTGGCCTTACAGGGTTAACCGGGGCGACTGGAATTACAGGAGCCACGGGATTAAGCGTAACGGGATCAACAGGAGCAACTGGAGGAACTGGGGCAACTGGTGAAACAGGAGCGACTGGTCTTGCAGGGTTAACTGGGGCGACTGGGATTACAGGAGCCACGGGGCTAAGCGTAACGGGATCAACAGGAGTAACTGGAGGAACCGGGGCAACTGGTGAAACAGGAGCGACTGGTCTTGTAGGGTTGACTGGGGCGACGGGAATCACAGGAGCCACAGGAGTAAGTGTAACAGGTAGTACTGGAGCTACAGGGGAAACAGGAGCAACAGGCGTAACGGGATTGACTGGCGCAACGGGAGTCGGCCTAACTGGAAGTACCGGAGCAACTGGTGTTACGGGGGAAACCGGAGCGACAGGTATAACGGGAGCCACGGGAGTCGGCCTAACGGGAAGTACCGGAGTTACTGGTGCGACTGGTGAAACCGGAGCGACAGGTGTAACAGGAGCCATAGGAGTCGGCGTAACGGGAAGCACCGGAGCAACTGGTATCACTGGTGAAACCGGAGCGACAGGTATAACCGGAGCCACGGGAGTCGGCGTAACGGGAAGTACTGGAGTAACTGGTGTCACGGGTGAAACCGGAGCGACAGGTATAACCGGAGCCACAGGAGTCGGCGTAACCGGAAGTACCGGAGTAACTGGTGCGACTGGGGAAACAGGAGCCACAGGTATAACGGGAGCAACGGGAGTGGGCGTAACGGGAAGTACCGGGGCAACTGGTGCGACTGGTGAAACAGGAACCACAGGTATAACGGGAGCAACGGGAGTGGGCGTAACGGGAAGTACTGGAGCAACTGGTGCGACTGGGGAAACAGGAGCCACAGGTACAACCGGAGCAACGGGAAGTACCGGGGAAACTGGTGTCACTGGTGAAACAGGAGCCACAGGTATAACCGGAGCCACGGGAGTCGGCATAACGGGAAGTACTGGAGCAACTGGTGTTACGGGGGAAACCGGAGCGACAGGTATAACCGGAGCCACAGGATTCGGCATAACGGGAAGTACCGGAGCAACTGGTGCCACTGGTGAAACAGGAGCGACAGGTATAACGGGAGCAACGGGAAGTACTGGAGCAACTGGTGTTACGGGGGAAACCGGAGTCACAGGTATAACAGGAGCAACAGGAGTCGGCGTAACCGGAAGTACCGGAAGTACAGGAGTTACCGGTGCAACCGGAACATCTGTAACATCTAACTCGGCTTTTGCTGAGAACACTAATGGTACGATTGTTGTAATATTGGGTGGTACACTCGTTCCATTACCGAATAACCAAAATATTGGCACAGGTATAACCGTCAATGGGACAAATGACACCTTCACGCTGACCAACGCAGGTCGTTACTATATCTCATACAAAATAAATCTGACAGCTGCGCTTGCTATCCAATCTCGGGTTTTACTTAACGGTGCAGTAATTCCAGCGAGTGTAGTATCTCCAGTACTTTCTCTCAGTCAGCTGCAGTCTGACTTTATGGTCACCGTTACCGCTGGTTCAACAATACAGTTACAATTATTCGGGCTTGTTGGCGCAGCCGTTCTTTCTCCTCCGGGGGCTACACTAAACATTATTCAGTTAAGTTAA
- the serA gene encoding phosphoglycerate dehydrogenase translates to MYKVLVSDPISDLGIQQLVDANDVVVEKKTGLSEDELVAIIGDYDALLVRSQTRVTDRIMTAGTNLKVIGRAGVGVDNIDLEAATQRGIIVINAPDGNTITTCEHTFAMMMALARHIPQAYAKTIQGTWDRKTFLGVELRNKTLGVLGMGRIGSEVAKRAKAFGMDILAYDPFLTEERAEKLQVKLASVDDIIRNADFMTVHTPLTPETRHMISRPQFEVMKKGMRIINCARGGVVDEMALVEAIDQGIVAGAAFDVFESEPPAADHPFLNHPSIIVTPHLGASTVEAQENVAIDVSEQVLHILRNEPFKNAVNMPAVAPTVMNKLQPYFKLGETLGSFAAQITQNAVQEIRIDYAGELSEVDTSPLTRYIVKGILARHLGGEANIVNSMHLAKIRDLNVVVSQTSATKGFTNLITVTLVTTQDAEERRVAGTLLAGYGERIVRLDKFPVDIAPESHQILISHNDKPGIIGRVGTLLGQNDVNIASMQVGRKIIGGAAIMILTVDKAVPKDVLVQLAALPEINTAVEIVLE, encoded by the coding sequence ATGTACAAAGTGTTAGTGTCGGACCCAATCAGTGATCTGGGGATCCAGCAACTGGTGGATGCAAATGATGTTGTTGTTGAGAAGAAAACCGGTCTTAGTGAAGATGAACTTGTTGCCATTATTGGTGATTATGATGCCCTCTTGGTTCGCAGTCAGACTCGTGTTACAGATCGTATTATGACGGCTGGTACCAACCTTAAGGTGATCGGACGTGCAGGTGTTGGTGTAGATAACATTGATCTGGAAGCTGCTACACAGCGCGGTATCATCGTTATTAATGCACCTGACGGCAATACCATCACAACCTGTGAGCACACGTTTGCCATGATGATGGCATTGGCACGACACATTCCTCAGGCATACGCTAAGACAATTCAGGGTACGTGGGATCGTAAAACCTTCCTGGGTGTGGAATTAAGAAATAAAACGCTCGGTGTACTGGGTATGGGACGGATCGGTAGTGAAGTTGCCAAGCGCGCCAAAGCATTCGGAATGGACATTCTTGCTTACGACCCGTTCCTCACGGAGGAGCGTGCCGAGAAGCTGCAAGTGAAACTTGCTAGTGTAGATGATATCATTCGCAATGCGGACTTCATGACCGTTCACACGCCATTAACACCGGAAACACGGCATATGATTTCACGTCCACAATTCGAAGTGATGAAAAAAGGCATGCGTATCATTAACTGTGCTCGTGGTGGTGTAGTTGACGAGATGGCACTTGTCGAAGCCATTGATCAAGGTATTGTTGCCGGAGCAGCATTTGACGTATTCGAAAGCGAGCCGCCAGCCGCTGATCACCCGTTCCTGAATCACCCAAGCATTATCGTTACGCCTCACCTTGGTGCGTCCACAGTAGAAGCACAAGAGAACGTGGCTATCGATGTGTCGGAACAGGTGCTTCACATTTTGCGTAACGAACCGTTCAAGAACGCAGTTAACATGCCGGCTGTTGCACCAACCGTGATGAACAAATTGCAGCCGTATTTCAAACTGGGTGAAACGTTGGGTAGTTTTGCAGCACAGATTACACAAAATGCAGTGCAGGAGATTCGGATCGACTATGCTGGTGAACTTTCTGAAGTAGATACTTCTCCTCTCACACGTTACATTGTGAAAGGGATTCTCGCCAGACATTTGGGTGGGGAAGCCAACATCGTCAACTCCATGCATCTGGCCAAAATCCGTGATCTGAATGTGGTTGTAAGCCAAACTTCAGCAACTAAAGGATTTACTAACCTGATTACCGTAACATTGGTTACAACTCAGGATGCTGAGGAACGTCGTGTAGCGGGTACATTGCTTGCAGGTTATGGAGAGCGTATCGTTCGTCTGGACAAATTCCCGGTAGATATCGCTCCGGAAAGTCATCAAATTTTAATCTCTCACAACGATAAACCAGGTATTATCGGACGTGTTGGAACCCTGCTTGGACAAAACGATGTCAACATCGCATCCATGCAAGTTGGACGTAAAATTATTGGTGGTGCCGCGATCATGATCCTGACCGTAGATAAAGCTGTTCCAAAAGATGTGCTTGTGCAGCTTGCTGCGTTGCCTGAAATTAATACTGCTGTTGAAATTGTTCTGGAATAA
- a CDS encoding CPBP family intramembrane glutamic endopeptidase yields the protein MKKFKFPKFKIQKAEPQQLTERLLLINLYFTQGLTLIIGVVWILLQKRNLLDVLAWPDNYQFIWWGLGLAGIMLVMDLVLSYVIPQESMDDGGINEMLFRGRPIWHIVCIAAIVAVCEELLFRGAIQHAIGPYWTSILFAVIHIRYLRHWIPTGWVFVSSYGLGWIYLQSGTLWAPILCHFIIDLVSGLAIRFRRGS from the coding sequence ATGAAAAAATTCAAGTTTCCCAAGTTCAAGATTCAGAAGGCTGAGCCACAGCAGCTTACCGAGCGTTTGCTTTTAATCAATCTATACTTTACACAAGGTCTGACACTGATTATCGGAGTTGTGTGGATATTATTGCAGAAACGAAACTTGTTAGATGTACTCGCATGGCCTGACAATTACCAATTTATATGGTGGGGTCTTGGTCTTGCAGGAATTATGCTTGTTATGGACTTGGTACTGTCGTATGTTATACCTCAGGAAAGCATGGATGACGGTGGAATTAACGAGATGCTGTTCCGTGGGCGTCCGATCTGGCACATTGTATGTATAGCAGCCATTGTTGCTGTGTGTGAGGAATTATTATTCCGTGGAGCCATCCAACATGCCATCGGTCCTTACTGGACAAGTATTTTATTTGCAGTTATCCATATTCGTTATTTGCGCCACTGGATTCCAACAGGCTGGGTGTTTGTCTCAAGTTATGGATTGGGTTGGATTTACTTGCAGTCCGGCACATTATGGGCGCCTATATTATGTCACTTTATTATTGATTTGGTGTCCGGATTAGCGATACGTTTTCGGAGGGGATCATGA
- a CDS encoding metallophosphoesterase — translation MGVLLLFHMWREAHVHQMIEEEVEVPHLPTSFDGAKILYVSDTHKRKLKQKDLENVKNKVDWVLIGGDVAEKGISWSLVRHNMKILSNIAPSFTVYGNHDKRAGTAQLARILRESDVKLLQDNVEYLQRGNDRLSLIGIDYRSKQGDVLLQQIGNRFCKIVIVHDPLQALRLEENADLILSGHTHGGQLVVPFFGPVFLGKSYRPVSNGWYSLKRSPEDIHQEGKMLVSRGYGTNHLPLRLGCPAEMHIITLRVPAEKELTEKQP, via the coding sequence ATGGGAGTTTTACTACTTTTTCATATGTGGCGTGAAGCCCATGTTCATCAAATGATTGAAGAAGAGGTTGAAGTGCCTCATCTGCCAACATCCTTTGACGGGGCTAAGATTTTGTATGTATCCGACACTCACAAGCGCAAGCTGAAGCAGAAGGATCTGGAGAACGTTAAAAACAAGGTGGACTGGGTTCTGATCGGCGGGGATGTTGCGGAAAAAGGAATCTCATGGTCTCTAGTTAGACATAACATGAAAATTTTATCGAACATTGCTCCTTCATTTACGGTGTATGGAAACCATGACAAGAGGGCTGGTACCGCTCAACTTGCGCGAATCCTTCGGGAATCGGACGTTAAGCTCCTGCAGGATAATGTGGAATATCTGCAAAGGGGCAATGACAGACTGAGCCTGATCGGCATAGACTATCGTTCCAAACAGGGCGATGTATTACTACAGCAGATCGGTAACCGTTTTTGCAAAATTGTTATCGTTCATGATCCTTTGCAGGCCCTTCGCTTGGAAGAAAATGCAGATCTTATTTTAAGCGGTCATACACATGGCGGACAATTGGTTGTACCATTTTTCGGACCTGTGTTCCTTGGAAAATCGTATCGTCCCGTATCGAACGGGTGGTACTCCCTGAAGCGAAGTCCGGAGGACATTCACCAAGAAGGCAAAATGCTTGTTAGCAGAGGATACGGTACAAATCATCTTCCTCTCCGACTAGGTTGTCCTGCGGAGATGCATATCATCACGTTAAGAGTGCCCGCAGAAAAAGAACTCACAGAGAAACAGCCTTGA
- a CDS encoding polysaccharide deacetylase family protein, with product MFRHTAALIIAASLLLSACGTAEEKTSDNSAPAGESTTTVQEEQGNSNPTETEEPETGVPEPSTEDSTPTEEEPESSEKVSTEEKVDKTYHMNENYYIKPNDEASPNKVVLLTFDDGPKEEKMITSLIDTLDKHNAKAIFFVNGYRVKSHPELLKLIHERGQIVGNHAWDHEDLKKMSNAEAAKQVTDVQKIVKDTIGEEPQFFRPPFGSGNDALKAAVKKNGMLYMTWSNGSLDWDKSTKDKPEKVIQNVLDQLNPGSNILMHELPWTVEALDELLTKLEKKGYSFVDPRAIELEAR from the coding sequence ATGTTTAGACATACCGCCGCATTGATAATTGCTGCAAGTTTGCTGCTGTCAGCTTGTGGGACAGCGGAAGAAAAAACATCTGATAATTCCGCACCAGCAGGCGAATCAACTACTACGGTTCAAGAAGAGCAAGGTAACTCTAACCCAACTGAAACAGAAGAACCCGAAACTGGTGTGCCCGAGCCTTCCACGGAAGATTCAACTCCGACAGAGGAAGAACCTGAATCTTCGGAGAAGGTTTCTACAGAAGAGAAAGTGGATAAAACGTATCATATGAATGAAAATTATTATATTAAACCAAACGATGAAGCGAGCCCAAACAAAGTGGTCTTGTTAACTTTTGATGATGGACCTAAAGAAGAAAAAATGATTACTTCTCTAATCGACACTTTAGATAAACATAACGCTAAAGCGATATTTTTCGTCAATGGTTACCGGGTGAAAAGCCATCCGGAATTGCTCAAACTCATACATGAACGGGGTCAGATTGTAGGCAATCATGCCTGGGATCACGAGGATCTCAAAAAAATGTCTAACGCTGAGGCGGCAAAACAGGTTACAGATGTCCAAAAAATAGTGAAGGATACCATTGGTGAGGAACCGCAATTCTTCCGTCCACCTTTTGGGTCGGGAAATGATGCACTGAAGGCTGCTGTGAAGAAAAATGGCATGTTATATATGACTTGGTCTAATGGTTCGCTCGATTGGGATAAAAGCACCAAAGACAAACCGGAAAAAGTCATCCAAAATGTACTGGACCAGTTAAACCCCGGAAGCAATATTTTGATGCATGAGTTGCCCTGGACGGTTGAAGCATTGGATGAGTTGCTGACCAAGCTCGAGAAGAAAGGTTATTCCTTTGTTGATCCGCGTGCAATTGAATTGGAAGCTCGTTAA